One Pseudomonas abieticivorans genomic region harbors:
- a CDS encoding haloacid dehalogenase-like hydrolase yields the protein MKFAPKLIAAALAVALASPVFATELKHWPADAAKQLDAMIAANANKGNFAVFDMDNTSYRYDLEESLLPFLENKGVLTREKLDPSLKLIPFKDTADHKESLFSYYYRLCEIDDMVCYPWVAQVFSGFTLKQLKGYVDELMASGKPVPSTYYEGDVVKTINVEPPKVFTGQAELFNKLMENGIEVYVMTAASEELVRMVAADPKYGYNVKPQNVIGVTTLLKDPKTGALTTARKQIAEGKYDEKANLGMELTPYLWTPATWMAGKQAAILTYIDQWKKPVIVGGDTPSSDGYMLFHSVDVAKGGVHLWVNRKAKYMDQLNGMIKNNAEAQAKEGLPVTADKNWVIVKPEEIQ from the coding sequence ATGAAGTTCGCGCCGAAACTGATTGCCGCCGCCTTGGCCGTTGCGCTCGCCAGCCCCGTGTTCGCCACCGAGCTCAAGCACTGGCCTGCCGATGCCGCCAAACAACTGGACGCCATGATCGCCGCCAATGCCAACAAGGGCAATTTCGCGGTATTCGACATGGACAACACCAGTTACCGCTATGACCTGGAAGAGTCGCTGCTGCCCTTTTTGGAAAACAAGGGCGTGCTGACCCGTGAAAAGCTTGATCCATCGCTCAAGTTGATCCCTTTCAAAGACACCGCCGACCATAAAGAAAGCCTGTTCAGCTACTACTATCGGCTGTGCGAAATCGACGACATGGTCTGCTACCCCTGGGTAGCCCAGGTGTTTTCCGGCTTCACCCTCAAGCAGCTCAAGGGCTACGTGGATGAGTTGATGGCTTCCGGCAAGCCGGTGCCGAGTACTTATTACGAAGGCGACGTGGTGAAAACCATCAACGTCGAACCGCCGAAAGTCTTTACCGGCCAAGCCGAATTATTTAACAAGCTGATGGAAAACGGCATCGAGGTCTACGTGATGACCGCCGCATCGGAAGAGCTGGTGCGCATGGTCGCGGCCGATCCCAAGTATGGCTACAACGTAAAACCACAGAATGTGATTGGCGTGACCACGCTGCTCAAAGACCCCAAGACCGGTGCACTGACCACCGCGCGCAAGCAGATTGCCGAAGGCAAGTACGACGAGAAAGCCAACTTGGGGATGGAACTGACGCCCTACCTGTGGACCCCGGCCACCTGGATGGCAGGCAAGCAGGCGGCGATCCTGACCTATATCGACCAGTGGAAAAAACCGGTGATCGTCGGTGGCGATACGCCTAGCAGCGACGGCTACATGCTGTTCCACAGCGTTGACGTGGCCAAGGGCGGCGTGCACTTGTGGGTGAACCGCAAGGCCAAGTACATGGATCAGTTGAACGGCATGATCAAGAACAATGCCGAGGCGCAGGCCAAGGAAGGGTTGCCGGTGACGGCGGACAAGAACTGGGTGATTGTGAAGCCTGAAGAGATTCAATAA
- the mgtE gene encoding magnesium transporter, with product MNTLDFVDATTENARYLAHLQREDLRTLNSYPQGSAGAVMSSEYSTVEAGMTATQAIDALRREAADAETIYQTYVLDERRHLLGTLSLRELTLATPTVLVSHLMIKPVISARVDTPQEEVARLISQHDLLALPIINEHGALVGIVTCDDAMDVVVEEATEDFHKGALIGKHLGNLSTATVGLLYRKRVLWLVLLVFGNLFSGAGIAAFEDVIAANIVLVFFLPLLVDSGGNAGAQSATLMVRALATGEVVMRDWLRLLWRECSVALALGATMAVAVALLGAMRGGWDVSLVVASSMLVIVLVGSLIGMSLPFLLNRLNMDPATASGPLITSIADAAGVLVYFGIASVVLGL from the coding sequence ATGAACACTTTAGACTTCGTAGACGCAACCACCGAAAACGCCCGTTACCTCGCCCACCTGCAACGCGAAGACCTGCGCACCCTGAATAGTTATCCACAGGGCAGTGCCGGCGCGGTCATGAGCAGCGAATATTCCACGGTGGAGGCGGGCATGACCGCCACGCAGGCCATCGACGCCTTGCGCCGGGAAGCGGCGGACGCCGAGACCATTTATCAGACCTACGTGCTTGATGAGCGCCGGCACCTGCTGGGCACGTTGTCGCTGCGCGAATTGACCCTGGCGACGCCCACCGTGCTGGTGTCGCACTTGATGATCAAACCGGTGATCAGCGCACGGGTCGACACCCCCCAGGAAGAGGTCGCCCGGCTGATCAGCCAACACGACCTGTTGGCCCTGCCTATCATTAATGAGCACGGGGCCCTGGTGGGTATCGTGACGTGCGACGACGCCATGGACGTGGTGGTCGAGGAGGCCACCGAGGACTTCCACAAAGGTGCCTTGATCGGCAAGCACCTGGGCAACCTAAGCACCGCCACGGTGGGCCTGCTGTACCGCAAGCGCGTGCTCTGGCTGGTGTTGCTGGTGTTCGGCAACCTGTTTTCCGGTGCCGGTATCGCGGCGTTTGAAGACGTGATCGCCGCCAACATTGTCCTGGTGTTTTTCCTGCCCCTGCTGGTGGACAGCGGCGGCAACGCCGGGGCGCAGTCGGCAACCTTGATGGTCCGAGCCCTGGCGACCGGCGAGGTGGTGATGCGCGACTGGCTGCGCCTGCTCTGGCGCGAATGCTCGGTGGCCCTGGCGCTGGGCGCAACCATGGCCGTGGCCGTTGCACTGCTGGGCGCGATGCGCGGCGGCTGGGATGTGTCGCTGGTGGTGGCCAGTAGCATGCTGGTGATCGTGCTGGTGGGGAGCCTGATCGGCATGAGCCTGCCGTTTCTGCTCAACCGCCTGAACATGGACCCGGCAACGGCCAGCGGGCCGCTGATTACCTCGATCGCCGATGCGGCGGGGGTGTTGGTGTATTTCGGGATTGCTTCGGTGGTGTTGGGGCTTTAA
- a CDS encoding L-cystine transporter, with amino-acid sequence MNLPLFLNLLVFAALLLALAQTRRSAWSLAKKVLLGLVLGVLFGAGLHTVYGDGSPVLKSTIGWLDLVGNGYVQLLQMIVMPLIFASILSAVARLHNASSLGKISFLTIGTLLFTTMIAALIGIGLTNLFGLTAEGLVAGTQELARMQTIQSDYAGKVAELNIPQLLLSFIPQNPVGDLARAKPTSIISVVIFAAFLGVAALQLLKDDVEKGQKVINAIDTLQAWVMRLVRLVMKLTPYGVLALMTKVVAGSNLADIIKLGSFVVVSYLGLALMFAVHGLLLALAGVHPLRYLRKVWPVLTFAFTSRSSAAAIPLSIEAQTRRLGIPQSIASFAASFGATIGQNGCAGLYPAMLAVMVAPTVGINPLDPLWIATLVAIVTLSSAGVAGVGGGATFAALIVLPAMGLPVSLVALLISVEPLIDMGRTALNVSGSMTAGTITSQIMGQTDQALLKADEHAELAQA; translated from the coding sequence ATGAATCTGCCCTTGTTCCTCAACTTGCTGGTGTTCGCGGCGTTGCTGCTGGCCCTGGCGCAAACCCGTCGCAGCGCCTGGAGCCTGGCGAAGAAGGTGTTGCTCGGCCTGGTGCTGGGCGTGCTCTTCGGCGCTGGCCTGCATACCGTCTACGGTGACGGCAGCCCGGTACTGAAATCGACCATCGGTTGGCTCGACCTGGTTGGCAACGGTTACGTGCAGTTGTTGCAGATGATCGTGATGCCGCTGATCTTTGCCTCGATCCTCAGCGCCGTGGCGCGGCTGCACAACGCCTCGTCCCTGGGCAAGATCAGCTTCCTGACCATCGGCACGCTGTTGTTCACTACTATGATCGCCGCCTTGATCGGCATCGGCCTGACCAACCTGTTCGGCCTGACTGCCGAAGGCCTGGTGGCCGGTACCCAGGAACTGGCGCGCATGCAAACCATCCAGAGTGATTACGCCGGCAAGGTGGCGGAGCTGAATATCCCGCAATTGCTGCTGTCATTCATCCCGCAGAACCCGGTGGGTGACCTGGCGCGGGCCAAGCCCACGTCGATCATCAGCGTGGTGATTTTCGCCGCGTTCCTGGGCGTGGCGGCGTTGCAGTTGCTCAAGGATGATGTTGAAAAAGGTCAAAAAGTGATCAACGCCATCGACACTCTGCAAGCCTGGGTGATGCGCCTGGTACGCCTGGTGATGAAGCTCACGCCCTACGGTGTGCTGGCGTTGATGACCAAGGTAGTGGCCGGCTCCAACCTGGCGGACATCATCAAGTTGGGCAGCTTCGTGGTGGTGAGCTACCTCGGCCTGGCGCTGATGTTTGCCGTGCACGGCCTGCTGCTGGCCCTGGCCGGGGTGCATCCGCTGCGCTACCTGCGCAAGGTCTGGCCGGTGCTGACTTTCGCCTTTACCAGCCGTTCCAGCGCCGCCGCGATCCCACTGAGCATCGAGGCACAAACGCGCCGCCTGGGTATCCCGCAGTCCATCGCCAGCTTTGCCGCCTCGTTTGGCGCCACCATCGGCCAGAACGGCTGCGCCGGCTTATACCCGGCCATGCTGGCGGTGATGGTTGCGCCCACCGTGGGCATCAACCCGCTGGACCCGCTGTGGATCGCCACCCTTGTAGCCATCGTTACCCTGAGTTCGGCTGGCGTGGCCGGTGTCGGCGGCGGCGCAACGTTTGCCGCGCTGATCGTGCTGCCCGCCATGGGCTTGCCGGTGTCGTTGGTGGCGCTGCTGATTTCCGTCGAGCCATTGATCGACATGGGGCGCACGGCGCTGAACGTGAGCGGTTCGATGACGGCGGGCACCATCACCAGCCAGATCATGGGGCAAACCGATCAGGCGCTGCTCAAGGCCGATGAGCATGCGGAGCTTGCACAGGCTTGA
- the ilvD gene encoding dihydroxy-acid dehydratase translates to MPDYRSKTSTHGRNMAGARALWRATGMKDADFKKPIIAIANSFTQFVPGHVHLKDLGQLVAREIERAGGVAKEFNTIAVDDGIAMGHDGMLYSLPSREIIADSVEYMVNAHCADAIVCISNCDKITPGMLMAALRLNIPVIFVSGGPMEAGKTKLASHGLDLVDAMVIAADSSASDEKVAEYERSACPTCGSCSGMFTANSMNCLVEALGLALPGNGSTLATHSDREQLFLQAGRTIVDLCQRYYGDNDDSVLPRNIANFKAFENAMTLDIAMGGSTNTILHLLAAAQEAEIDFDLRDIDRLSRHVPQLCKVAPNIQKYHMEDVHRAGGIFSILGSLARGGLLHTELPTVHSKSMAEGIAKWDITQTDDEAVHHFFKAGPAGIPTQTAFSQSTRWETLDDDRENGCIRSVEHAYSQEGGLAVLYGNIALDGCVVKTAGVDESIHVFEGNAKIFESQDSAVRGILADEVKAGDIVIIRYEGPKGGPGMQEMLYPTSYLKSKGLGKACALLTDGRFSGGTSGLSIGHASPEAAAGGAIGLVQDGDKVLIDIPNRSINLLVSDEELAARRAEQDKKGWKPVEVRPRKVTTALKAYALLATSADKGAVRNKAMLDGI, encoded by the coding sequence ATGCCTGATTACCGTTCGAAAACGTCCACCCATGGCCGCAACATGGCCGGCGCACGTGCCCTGTGGCGCGCCACGGGGATGAAAGATGCCGACTTCAAAAAGCCGATCATCGCCATTGCCAACTCGTTCACCCAGTTCGTACCGGGCCACGTGCACCTTAAAGACCTGGGGCAACTGGTCGCCCGCGAGATCGAACGCGCCGGTGGCGTGGCTAAAGAGTTCAACACCATTGCCGTCGACGACGGCATCGCCATGGGCCACGACGGCATGCTGTACTCGCTGCCGAGCCGCGAGATCATCGCCGACTCCGTGGAGTACATGGTCAACGCCCACTGCGCCGACGCCATCGTGTGCATTTCCAACTGCGACAAGATCACCCCCGGCATGCTGATGGCCGCCTTGCGCCTGAACATCCCGGTGATCTTCGTGTCCGGCGGCCCGATGGAAGCCGGCAAGACCAAACTGGCCAGCCACGGCCTGGACCTGGTCGACGCCATGGTGATCGCCGCCGATTCCAGCGCTTCTGACGAGAAAGTCGCTGAATACGAGCGCAGCGCCTGCCCAACGTGCGGTTCATGCTCGGGCATGTTCACCGCCAACTCCATGAACTGCCTGGTAGAAGCCCTGGGCCTGGCATTGCCGGGCAACGGTTCCACCCTGGCTACCCACAGCGACCGCGAACAGCTGTTCCTGCAGGCCGGCCGTACCATCGTCGACCTGTGCCAGCGCTACTACGGCGACAACGACGACTCCGTGCTGCCGCGTAACATCGCCAACTTCAAGGCGTTCGAGAACGCCATGACCCTGGACATCGCCATGGGCGGGTCCACCAACACCATCCTGCACTTGCTGGCCGCCGCCCAGGAGGCCGAGATCGATTTCGACCTGCGCGACATCGACCGCCTGTCCCGTCACGTGCCGCAACTGTGCAAGGTTGCGCCGAATATCCAGAAGTACCACATGGAAGACGTGCACCGCGCCGGCGGCATCTTCAGCATCCTCGGCTCCCTGGCCCGTGGCGGCTTGTTGCACACAGAGCTGCCTACCGTGCACAGCAAAAGCATGGCCGAAGGCATCGCCAAGTGGGACATCACCCAGACCGACGACGAAGCGGTGCACCACTTCTTCAAGGCCGGCCCCGCAGGCATCCCGACGCAAACCGCTTTCAGCCAGTCGACGCGCTGGGAAACACTGGACGATGACCGTGAAAACGGCTGCATCCGCAGTGTCGAACACGCTTACTCGCAAGAAGGCGGCCTGGCCGTGCTGTACGGCAACATCGCCCTGGACGGCTGCGTGGTGAAAACCGCCGGCGTCGACGAATCGATCCATGTGTTCGAAGGCAACGCCAAAATCTTCGAAAGCCAGGACAGCGCGGTACGCGGCATCCTCGCCGACGAAGTGAAGGCCGGCGACATCGTGATCATCCGCTACGAAGGCCCGAAAGGCGGCCCGGGCATGCAAGAGATGCTCTACCCCACCTCGTACCTGAAGTCCAAGGGCCTGGGCAAGGCCTGCGCCCTGCTCACCGACGGTCGTTTCTCGGGCGGCACCTCGGGCCTGTCCATCGGCCACGCTTCGCCGGAAGCTGCCGCAGGCGGCGCGATCGGCCTGGTGCAAGATGGCGACAAAGTGCTGATCGACATTCCGAACCGTTCGATCAACCTGTTGGTCAGCGACGAAGAACTGGCGGCACGTCGCGCCGAGCAAGACAAGAAAGGCTGGAAGCCAGTTGAAGTGCGGCCACGTAAGGTGACCACCGCCCTGAAGGCCTATGCCCTGCTGGCCACCAGTGCCGACAAGGGTGCAGTGCGTAACAAGGCGATGCTGGACGGGATCTGA
- a CDS encoding MFS transporter, with protein MNKVEPHTHAHKNKSILALLIGMVLLGVFPLDVILPSFPALSAHFDTPSADIALSISIFAIGVAISQFFLGPLSDRLGRKRLLILGLALSILGAIGCANASSFSAFIIFRALQAIGCGCFVLLNALVQDIFTSHERDRVRILMTSASGFFISTSPLAGALLQATLGWTASFYLFALLAGAILVQSATTLPGDKHHTVSRTGMFKAYGAIVLSSPFMGFSLIAAIAFTCHFSFIALSPIIFLDYFQLSQLEFGLALLSYGAAYVLGGVIANRLQKTTLPQQQLTIGLVLIGSAGLALLILDVLTERGVATVLLPMMICTAGTTIARPVATSRAMELFPDCAGTAASMSNTMVFVIGGVASAAVSFVVASFETALGTGFITLSLVGLLVLQRLYRPVGVALSANQQPPH; from the coding sequence ATGAATAAAGTGGAGCCGCACACTCACGCTCACAAAAACAAATCGATACTAGCTTTACTCATCGGCATGGTCCTACTAGGCGTCTTTCCTTTAGATGTCATCCTCCCCTCCTTCCCTGCCCTCTCAGCTCACTTCGACACACCCTCAGCCGACATCGCCCTGTCGATCAGCATCTTCGCCATCGGGGTCGCCATTTCGCAGTTCTTCTTGGGCCCTCTGTCAGATCGATTGGGGCGTAAACGGCTGCTTATCCTAGGCCTGGCCCTTTCGATCCTCGGTGCCATCGGCTGCGCCAACGCCAGTAGTTTCTCGGCATTCATTATTTTCCGCGCCCTCCAAGCCATAGGCTGTGGCTGTTTCGTACTGCTGAATGCCTTGGTGCAGGATATTTTCACGAGCCATGAGCGCGACCGCGTCAGGATATTAATGACCAGTGCCAGCGGTTTTTTCATTTCAACCTCACCGCTGGCCGGGGCGTTGTTGCAGGCCACCCTGGGTTGGACCGCCAGTTTTTATCTGTTTGCACTGCTTGCCGGTGCAATATTGGTGCAGTCAGCAACGACGCTCCCTGGCGACAAACACCACACAGTAAGCCGCACAGGCATGTTCAAGGCTTATGGGGCCATTGTGTTAAGCAGCCCATTTATGGGCTTTTCACTGATCGCTGCTATCGCTTTTACCTGTCACTTTTCTTTTATCGCGCTTTCGCCGATCATTTTTCTCGATTACTTCCAGCTCTCGCAACTCGAGTTTGGCCTGGCGCTATTGAGCTACGGCGCGGCCTACGTGCTAGGCGGGGTGATTGCCAATCGGCTGCAGAAAACCACCCTGCCTCAGCAACAGTTGACGATCGGATTGGTACTGATTGGCAGCGCAGGCTTGGCGCTATTGATCTTGGACGTGCTGACAGAGCGAGGTGTGGCGACCGTCTTACTGCCCATGATGATCTGCACCGCCGGCACCACCATTGCGCGCCCGGTGGCAACGTCCCGGGCGATGGAGCTGTTTCCCGACTGCGCGGGGACTGCGGCCTCCATGTCCAACACCATGGTGTTTGTGATTGGCGGGGTGGCCAGCGCGGCCGTCAGCTTTGTTGTCGCAAGCTTCGAAACCGCACTGGGTACCGGATTCATCACGTTGAGCCTCGTTGGCCTCCTAGTGCTGCAGCGGCTTTACCGCCCTGTAGGTGTGGCTTTATCCGCGAACCAGCAACCACCGCATTAA